One Ochotona princeps isolate mOchPri1 chromosome 25, mOchPri1.hap1, whole genome shotgun sequence genomic region harbors:
- the TSPAN33 gene encoding tetraspanin-33 isoform X1, which yields MARRPGAPAASGDDFSFVSPLVKYLLFFFNMLFWVISMVMVAVGVYARLMKHAEAALACLAVDPAILLIVVGVLMFLLTFCGCIGSLRENICLLQTFSLCLTVVFLLQLAAGILGFVFSDQARSKVSEVINNAIVHYRDDLDLQNLIDFGQKEFSCCGGISYKDWSQNMYFSCSEDNPSRERCSVPYSCCLPVPNQAVINTMCGQSMQARGYLEASKVIYTNGCIDKLVNWIHSNLFLLGGVALGLAIPQLVGILLSQILVSQIKDQIKLQLYNQQHRADPWY from the exons ATGGCGCGCAGACCCGGGGCGCCGGCCGCCTCCGGGGACGACTTCTCCTTCGTCAGCCCGCTGGTGAAATACCTGctcttcttcttcaacatgctctTCTGG GTGATCTCCATGGTGATGGTGGCTGTAGGCGTGTACGCGCGGCTGATGAAGCATGCAG AAGCAGCCCTGGCCTGCCTGGCGGTGGACCCAGCCATCCTGCTGATCGTGGTGGGCGTGCTCATGTTCCTGCTCACCTTCTGTGGCTGCATCGGCTCCCTGCGAGAAAACATCTGCCTCCTGCAGACG TTCTCCCTCTGCCTCACCGTTGTGTTCCTGCTGCAACTGGCCGCGGGGATCCTGGGCTTCGTCTTCTCCGACCAG GCTCGGAGCAAAGTGAGTGAGGTCATCAACAATGCCATCGTGCACTACCGAGACGACCTGGATCTACAGAACCTCATTGACTTTGGCCAGAAGGAG TTCAGCTGCTGTGGAGGGATTTCCTACAAGGACTGGTCGCAGAACATGTACTTTAGCTGCTCCGAAGACAACCCGAGCCGTGAGCGGTGCTCCGTGCCTtactcctgctgcctgcctgtcccCAACCAG GCCGTGATCAACACGATGTGTGGCCAGAGCATGCAGGCCCGCGGCTACCTGGAGGCCAGCAAGGTCATCTACACCAACGGCTGCATCGACAAGCTGGTCAACTGGATACACAGCAACCTGTTCCTGCTGGGCGGTGTGGCGCTGGGCCTGGCCATCCCTCAG CTGGTGGGAATCCTGCTGTCCCAGATCCTGGTGAGTCAAATCAAAGATCAGATCAAGCTGCAGCTCTACAACCAGCAGCACCGGGCCGACCCGTGGTACTGA
- the TSPAN33 gene encoding tetraspanin-33 isoform X2, translated as MARRPGAPAASGDDFSFVSPLVKYLLFFFNMLFWVISMVMVAVGVYARLMKHAAALACLAVDPAILLIVVGVLMFLLTFCGCIGSLRENICLLQTFSLCLTVVFLLQLAAGILGFVFSDQARSKVSEVINNAIVHYRDDLDLQNLIDFGQKEFSCCGGISYKDWSQNMYFSCSEDNPSRERCSVPYSCCLPVPNQAVINTMCGQSMQARGYLEASKVIYTNGCIDKLVNWIHSNLFLLGGVALGLAIPQLVGILLSQILVSQIKDQIKLQLYNQQHRADPWY; from the exons ATGGCGCGCAGACCCGGGGCGCCGGCCGCCTCCGGGGACGACTTCTCCTTCGTCAGCCCGCTGGTGAAATACCTGctcttcttcttcaacatgctctTCTGG GTGATCTCCATGGTGATGGTGGCTGTAGGCGTGTACGCGCGGCTGATGAAGCATGCAG CAGCCCTGGCCTGCCTGGCGGTGGACCCAGCCATCCTGCTGATCGTGGTGGGCGTGCTCATGTTCCTGCTCACCTTCTGTGGCTGCATCGGCTCCCTGCGAGAAAACATCTGCCTCCTGCAGACG TTCTCCCTCTGCCTCACCGTTGTGTTCCTGCTGCAACTGGCCGCGGGGATCCTGGGCTTCGTCTTCTCCGACCAG GCTCGGAGCAAAGTGAGTGAGGTCATCAACAATGCCATCGTGCACTACCGAGACGACCTGGATCTACAGAACCTCATTGACTTTGGCCAGAAGGAG TTCAGCTGCTGTGGAGGGATTTCCTACAAGGACTGGTCGCAGAACATGTACTTTAGCTGCTCCGAAGACAACCCGAGCCGTGAGCGGTGCTCCGTGCCTtactcctgctgcctgcctgtcccCAACCAG GCCGTGATCAACACGATGTGTGGCCAGAGCATGCAGGCCCGCGGCTACCTGGAGGCCAGCAAGGTCATCTACACCAACGGCTGCATCGACAAGCTGGTCAACTGGATACACAGCAACCTGTTCCTGCTGGGCGGTGTGGCGCTGGGCCTGGCCATCCCTCAG CTGGTGGGAATCCTGCTGTCCCAGATCCTGGTGAGTCAAATCAAAGATCAGATCAAGCTGCAGCTCTACAACCAGCAGCACCGGGCCGACCCGTGGTACTGA